The following coding sequences lie in one Mucilaginibacter sp. KACC 22773 genomic window:
- a CDS encoding ComEC/Rec2 family competence protein, whose translation MIANHKGEIPFVVLLLPFLSGISLGIGFMTASYLPLLWSIFGGLSIAFIFLNLAYQRLAIYKNRWLGGVLIAFILFLAGCIAAINNNELNNGQHFSRWPAQYLSIKVTTEPQLKNGLLRFTATVGQSINNKQLKPVTGTLLVTIKDSAAISLQYGDELVIPAKYNPIDPPFNPGEFNYKKYLAHQNIYYQAFLYPEMYRVVMHGTGNPLIAFSLRLRQQMINRFKQQMHDPGAIAVASTLILGYKADLSTDILQAYSKTGTIHVLSVSGAHVAIIYILLQFTLGFLNGYRHGRVIKAVIIIALIWYYSLLSGFSPAVCRAAVMISMVIIGKTYARYINLLNILAVSAFALLLYNPLLITDVGFQLSYLAVAGLVVLQPVVYQWLEFKNKWANKVWMACSVSIAAQVITFPLSALYFHQFPVYFLLSNLLIIIPTSVIMYSGVAYLALSWVPLLSTLQARLLEYTILFMNKALAIIEHTPFAGIGKIWLTVPEYLLLYVIIISAFYYLYNKKIWLIKLSLASLLLFATSISLKRYRAENTHSIAFLNLRKNTGIVFKNGSSAIVLTNLADTDKNYKYSVQPYLDSAQVQHISIIGLGQNISSTWFKKRGALMQFYNKRLIIFDKHLQNQQLPGKLMTNYLYITGNPHTNLQEVNSNYGYQTLIIDGSNSSQTIERFAATAKTLSIHYKILKRNNSLITVSN comes from the coding sequence ATGATCGCGAATCATAAAGGCGAGATCCCGTTTGTTGTATTGCTCCTGCCCTTTTTATCAGGGATATCCTTAGGTATCGGCTTTATGACAGCCTCATACCTGCCTCTACTTTGGAGCATTTTCGGCGGGCTGAGTATTGCATTTATCTTCCTGAATTTAGCCTACCAACGACTGGCTATTTATAAAAACAGGTGGCTTGGCGGGGTATTAATCGCATTCATCCTGTTTTTGGCAGGCTGCATCGCCGCAATCAATAACAACGAGTTGAACAATGGGCAACATTTTTCCAGATGGCCGGCGCAATATCTTTCGATAAAAGTTACCACCGAACCGCAGCTCAAAAACGGCCTGCTAAGATTTACGGCAACAGTTGGGCAAAGCATTAACAATAAGCAATTAAAACCCGTTACCGGCACCTTGCTGGTCACCATTAAAGACAGTGCAGCCATATCCCTGCAATACGGCGATGAGTTAGTTATCCCGGCCAAATATAACCCTATCGATCCCCCTTTTAACCCAGGAGAATTCAATTACAAAAAATACCTGGCGCATCAAAATATATACTACCAGGCATTTTTATACCCGGAGATGTACCGGGTTGTAATGCATGGTACCGGCAACCCGCTCATCGCGTTTTCGCTGCGTTTACGGCAGCAAATGATTAACCGGTTTAAGCAGCAAATGCATGACCCTGGTGCCATAGCCGTAGCATCAACCCTTATACTTGGTTACAAAGCCGATTTGAGTACCGATATTTTGCAGGCTTATTCAAAAACAGGTACCATCCATGTTTTATCGGTTTCGGGTGCGCACGTGGCCATCATTTATATTCTGTTACAATTTACGCTTGGCTTTTTAAACGGCTACCGGCATGGCCGGGTAATAAAAGCGGTTATCATTATCGCGCTAATCTGGTACTATTCGCTGCTCAGCGGCTTCTCACCTGCCGTTTGCCGGGCAGCGGTGATGATCAGTATGGTTATTATTGGTAAAACCTATGCGCGATATATCAATTTACTCAACATCCTGGCGGTATCGGCATTCGCGCTGTTGTTGTACAACCCGCTTTTAATAACAGATGTTGGTTTCCAGTTATCGTACCTGGCTGTAGCCGGGCTGGTGGTTTTACAGCCGGTTGTTTATCAATGGCTGGAGTTTAAAAATAAATGGGCCAATAAAGTTTGGATGGCTTGCTCGGTATCAATAGCGGCGCAGGTTATTACATTTCCGTTAAGCGCATTGTATTTTCACCAGTTCCCGGTTTATTTTTTGCTGAGTAACCTGCTCATTATTATACCTACATCGGTTATTATGTATAGCGGTGTTGCCTACCTGGCGCTTTCATGGGTGCCCCTACTATCAACTTTACAGGCGCGGCTATTGGAGTACACCATCCTGTTCATGAATAAAGCACTGGCAATTATTGAACATACACCTTTTGCCGGCATTGGTAAAATATGGCTTACCGTGCCGGAGTATTTACTGCTTTATGTAATCATTATAAGCGCGTTTTACTATTTGTATAATAAAAAAATATGGCTTATAAAGCTTAGCCTGGCCAGCCTGCTGCTATTTGCCACAAGCATCAGCCTGAAAAGGTACCGGGCCGAAAACACCCATTCTATCGCTTTTTTAAACCTGCGTAAAAACACGGGCATTGTATTTAAAAACGGCAGCAGCGCGATTGTACTTACCAACCTTGCCGATACTGATAAAAATTACAAATATTCGGTACAACCTTATTTAGATAGCGCACAGGTGCAGCATATCAGCATTATTGGATTAGGCCAAAACATCAGTTCAACATGGTTTAAAAAACGCGGCGCGTTAATGCAGTTTTATAATAAAAGGTTAATTATATTTGATAAGCATTTACAAAACCAGCAGCTACCGGGCAAACTGATGACCAATTATTTATATATTACCGGTAACCCGCACACCAATTTACAGGAGGTAAATAGCAACTATGGCTACCAAACATTGATCATTGATGGCAGTAACAGTAGCCAAACCATTGAAAGATTTGCGGCAACTGCAAAAACGTTGAGCATACACTATAAAATATTAAAACGTAACAATTCACTTATTACCGTATCTAATTAA
- a CDS encoding LTA synthase family protein, with translation MAFELYFLPKLKDAGLSDIIQTYFYGLRLDASAAAYISAIPLLVFLVNWCIPKTHVKPIWLKVYVWVCLFFISLNTGLNFNIFREWGTKVVFRVFKSLYDAPSEAFASTGSSPVGRSVFICIIILASGIFLSLKIIDFNFKKPVLEPRLKAVVIALLLFSNFLLMRGGLQPVPVDQNSAYFSDHEFLNQAALNTEWNLFNNVVENLGRPYNPFVFMQPNNATRLVQEAYSYNSDSTENILTTNRPNIVIIQIESYTADVIESLGGDKGVAPNFEKFIKNGILFNNIYSSADRTDKGIVSIMSGFPSQAIRTIVADTLKNKKLPAIASSLKTAGYPTSYFYGGKSNYMHFDLFMKNHQVDHITDEAAFDQNLVKTQWGVYDDVLFAKHLDFAQQQKQPFFTYLQTSTNHEPFVLPVKGHFPEDDEAGDASNKFRSTAYFTDSCLNSYFEQAKKQAWYKNTLFILVADHGHRLPRNVSEAYNPVKYHIPLLFLGEVIKPEYRGKKINKLGGQTDIAATLLTQLGLPHQQFKWSKDLLNPTTKDFAFFDWDNGFCFMAPQQVVSYDNSGRRIVYTGNKNADAKTTDNVLLYGKAFLQEVYTEYMSY, from the coding sequence TTGGCGTTTGAGCTATATTTTCTGCCTAAGCTTAAAGATGCCGGGCTAAGCGACATTATACAGACCTATTTTTACGGCCTCCGGCTTGATGCTTCGGCAGCAGCCTATATCAGCGCCATCCCCCTGTTGGTTTTCCTGGTTAACTGGTGCATACCAAAAACGCATGTTAAACCTATCTGGCTTAAAGTATATGTTTGGGTTTGCCTGTTTTTTATCTCGTTAAATACCGGGCTCAATTTCAACATTTTCCGCGAGTGGGGCACCAAAGTGGTGTTCAGGGTATTTAAATCATTGTACGACGCACCGTCCGAAGCATTTGCCTCAACAGGATCATCACCGGTGGGCAGGAGCGTTTTTATATGTATTATAATATTGGCATCGGGTATCTTCCTGTCATTAAAGATCATTGATTTTAACTTTAAAAAGCCCGTGCTCGAACCCAGGCTAAAAGCCGTGGTTATAGCCTTACTGCTTTTTTCCAACTTTTTGCTCATGAGGGGCGGTTTACAACCAGTACCTGTCGATCAAAACTCAGCCTATTTTTCTGATCATGAATTTTTAAACCAGGCAGCTCTTAATACCGAATGGAACCTGTTTAACAACGTAGTTGAAAACCTTGGCCGCCCGTACAACCCATTTGTATTTATGCAGCCAAACAATGCTACCCGGCTTGTGCAGGAGGCTTATAGTTATAATAGTGACAGCACGGAAAACATACTTACCACCAACAGGCCAAACATTGTCATTATCCAGATAGAGAGCTATACTGCCGATGTGATTGAGTCATTAGGGGGCGATAAAGGCGTAGCGCCCAATTTTGAAAAATTCATTAAAAACGGCATCCTGTTCAACAACATTTATTCATCTGCCGACAGGACCGACAAAGGCATCGTATCTATCATGAGCGGCTTTCCGTCGCAGGCTATTCGTACCATTGTTGCCGATACTTTAAAAAATAAAAAGCTGCCGGCCATAGCGTCATCGCTTAAGACGGCGGGCTATCCAACATCATATTTTTACGGCGGCAAAAGCAATTACATGCATTTTGACCTGTTTATGAAAAACCACCAGGTTGATCATATTACCGACGAAGCCGCCTTTGATCAAAACCTGGTAAAAACCCAATGGGGTGTTTATGACGATGTGCTTTTTGCTAAACACCTGGATTTTGCCCAACAACAAAAGCAGCCTTTTTTTACCTACCTGCAAACATCAACCAATCACGAGCCTTTTGTGCTGCCCGTAAAAGGACATTTTCCGGAAGACGATGAGGCGGGTGATGCCAGCAATAAGTTCAGGAGTACCGCCTACTTTACCGACTCATGCCTCAACTCCTATTTTGAACAAGCTAAAAAGCAGGCCTGGTATAAAAACACCCTGTTTATTTTAGTAGCCGACCATGGCCACCGCCTGCCACGCAATGTATCTGAAGCTTATAACCCTGTAAAATACCATATCCCGCTGCTGTTTCTTGGCGAAGTAATAAAACCCGAATACAGAGGCAAAAAAATCAATAAACTGGGCGGACAAACTGATATTGCCGCCACCCTGCTTACCCAGCTTGGCCTGCCCCATCAACAGTTTAAATGGTCGAAAGATTTGCTTAACCCTACCACCAAAGATTTTGCTTTTTTTGACTGGGACAATGGCTTTTGTTTTATGGCACCCCAACAAGTGGTGTCATACGATAATTCAGGCCGCAGGATAGTTTACACCGGCAATAAAAACGCTGATGCGAAGACTACCGATAATGTACTTTTATACGGCAAGGCCTTTTTGCAGGAGGTATATACGGAGTATATGAGTTACTAA
- the bioA gene encoding adenosylmethionine--8-amino-7-oxononanoate transaminase has protein sequence MNLTERDLKVIWHPYTQMKTAAPPVPIVRGAGALLFDETGKQYIDAVSSWWVNIHGHAHPYIAKKVAEQLQKLEHVIFAGFTHEGAVELAERLLTHLPDNQQKAFYSDNGSTAIEVAIKMCLQYWNNNGQQRTKILAFNNAYHGDTFGAMAVSGRSAFTKAFDSLLFEVEFIDTPNKENIQSLKSQISHLKSQLACFIFEPLVQGSAGMLMYEAEYLNELMAHCKQEGVLMIDDEIFTGFGRTGKSFACDYLNVQPDIMCFSKGLTGGTMALGLTTCSKHIYDAFLSDDRLKTLFHGHSFTANPIACASALASLDLFEQPQTAANIERIVNAHALFAGKIKHHPKIKNLRQTGTILAMEWETGDNTSYFSSLRDKLYHYFLTAGVILRPLGNVIYILPPYCITDDELQYVYSKIEQALQEI, from the coding sequence ATGAACCTTACCGAACGTGACCTTAAAGTTATCTGGCACCCCTATACCCAAATGAAAACCGCGGCGCCGCCTGTACCCATTGTAAGGGGGGCGGGTGCTTTATTGTTTGATGAAACGGGCAAACAATATATTGATGCCGTATCGTCCTGGTGGGTAAACATTCATGGGCACGCGCATCCTTATATCGCCAAAAAAGTGGCCGAACAACTGCAGAAACTGGAGCATGTGATCTTCGCCGGCTTTACCCATGAAGGCGCTGTTGAATTAGCCGAGCGGTTATTGACCCATTTACCCGATAACCAGCAAAAAGCATTTTACTCAGATAATGGTTCAACCGCCATCGAAGTAGCCATAAAAATGTGCCTGCAATACTGGAATAACAACGGCCAGCAACGCACCAAAATACTGGCTTTTAACAATGCCTACCACGGCGATACCTTTGGTGCCATGGCTGTAAGCGGCCGCAGCGCATTTACAAAAGCCTTTGATAGTTTATTGTTCGAGGTCGAATTTATTGATACCCCCAACAAAGAAAACATCCAAAGTCTCAAATCTCAAATCTCACACCTCAAATCTCAACTGGCTTGTTTTATTTTCGAGCCACTGGTGCAGGGATCTGCAGGCATGCTGATGTACGAGGCCGAATACTTGAATGAACTGATGGCCCATTGCAAACAGGAAGGTGTGCTGATGATTGACGACGAGATTTTCACCGGGTTTGGCCGCACAGGAAAGTCATTTGCATGCGATTATCTTAATGTACAGCCCGATATTATGTGCTTTTCAAAAGGCTTAACGGGTGGCACCATGGCATTAGGCTTAACAACCTGTAGCAAGCACATCTACGATGCTTTTTTATCTGATGATCGGTTGAAAACGCTTTTTCACGGCCATTCGTTTACCGCCAATCCTATAGCCTGCGCATCGGCACTGGCAAGCCTGGATTTGTTTGAACAACCCCAAACAGCCGCAAATATTGAACGGATAGTTAACGCGCATGCATTGTTTGCCGGTAAAATTAAACATCACCCTAAAATAAAAAACCTGAGGCAAACCGGTACCATACTGGCAATGGAGTGGGAAACAGGGGATAATACCTCTTATTTCAGCTCGCTTCGCGATAAATTATACCATTACTTTTTAACTGCCGGTGTTATATTACGCCCCCTGGGCAACGTAATTTACATTTTACCGCCGTATTGCATTACTGATGATGAACTACAGTATGTTTACAGCAAAATAGAGCAGGCATTACAAGAAATATAA
- a CDS encoding NUDIX domain-containing protein, whose protein sequence is MTYFNVRVYGLLLNDNDELLVSDEQEYGMQFTKFPGGGLELGEGLVDGLKREFMEECNLEIEIVGHFYTTDFFVKSAFNNSQVISVYYLVRSISPVNLVTKTIAFDFDGEGEVLQSFRWINLTALSIADFVFPTDKRVVELLQDEL, encoded by the coding sequence ATGACGTATTTTAATGTAAGGGTTTACGGCCTGTTGCTTAATGATAACGACGAATTGCTGGTAAGCGATGAGCAGGAATATGGGATGCAGTTTACCAAATTCCCCGGCGGTGGCCTTGAATTGGGCGAAGGCCTGGTTGACGGCCTGAAGCGCGAATTTATGGAGGAGTGTAACCTGGAAATTGAAATTGTAGGGCATTTTTATACAACCGATTTTTTTGTGAAATCGGCCTTTAACAATTCGCAGGTCATCAGCGTTTACTATTTGGTACGGAGCATAAGCCCGGTAAATTTAGTTACCAAAACCATAGCCTTTGATTTTGACGGCGAAGGCGAAGTGCTGCAGTCATTCAGGTGGATAAACTTAACTGCCCTAAGTATAGCCGATTTTGTATTCCCTACAGATAAGCGCGTAGTTGAACTTTTACAGGATGAGTTATGA
- a CDS encoding cation diffusion facilitator family transporter translates to MKEQKRIILISLITGIVLMMAKFGAYFLTGSNFVLSDAAESIVNVIASSFAFFSIYLAAQPRDENHPYGHGKVEYFSVFIEGSLIGIAGLIIIGKSIYSLIHPENIHDLLTGAVIIGATGAVNGALGYYMIYKGKVLRSITLDADGRHLIADMVTSIGLVAGLLLIHFVGLIWLDSALSILVALYLIYSAYKLVRRSVGGLMDEADIDVVNEVIKVLSDKRRDAWIDVHNLRAQKYGHELHIDCHLTLPSYFDLNTVHTEVSLVDKMINQEVGIKTELFIHTDPCLPNCCHYCSMPNCPIRSEAKTETIEWTMDIVVRNKKHFE, encoded by the coding sequence TTGAAGGAACAAAAAAGGATCATATTAATTTCGCTGATTACGGGTATAGTGTTGATGATGGCGAAATTCGGGGCTTACTTTTTAACCGGTTCCAATTTTGTATTAAGTGATGCCGCCGAAAGTATTGTTAATGTAATTGCCAGTTCCTTCGCTTTTTTTAGCATTTACCTTGCTGCACAGCCTCGCGACGAAAATCACCCCTACGGGCATGGCAAGGTAGAGTACTTTTCGGTATTTATCGAAGGATCGCTTATAGGCATTGCCGGGCTCATCATTATCGGAAAATCGATATATAGTTTAATTCATCCCGAAAATATTCATGATTTGCTCACCGGCGCGGTTATTATTGGTGCCACGGGCGCTGTTAACGGCGCTTTGGGTTATTATATGATTTATAAGGGGAAAGTATTGCGGTCGATAACGCTCGATGCCGACGGGCGTCATTTAATAGCCGACATGGTAACCAGCATTGGCCTGGTGGCAGGTTTACTACTGATTCATTTTGTGGGTTTAATATGGCTTGATAGCGCGTTATCAATTTTGGTAGCCTTGTATTTAATTTATAGCGCCTACAAACTGGTACGCCGCTCTGTAGGCGGACTTATGGACGAGGCCGACATAGATGTAGTTAACGAGGTAATAAAAGTACTAAGCGATAAACGCCGCGATGCCTGGATTGATGTGCATAACCTGCGTGCTCAAAAATATGGTCATGAACTGCATATTGACTGCCACCTTACGCTACCCAGTTATTTTGATTTGAATACGGTGCATACCGAGGTATCGTTGGTTGATAAAATGATTAACCAGGAGGTAGGTATAAAAACCGAACTATTTATTCATACCGACCCATGTTTGCCCAATTGCTGCCACTATTGCAGCATGCCCAATTGCCCCATCAGGAGCGAGGCCAAAACAGAAACCATTGAGTGGACCATGGATATTGTAGTACGAAATAAAAAACACTTTGAATAA
- a CDS encoding pyridoxal phosphate-dependent aminotransferase yields MSALSNRINNLSESATIKMAKLGRELAAKGVDVISLSFGEPDFHTPEHIKEAAKQAMDKNFTYYTPVAGYPELRKAVVAKLKNENGLDYDFSQIVVSTGAKQAIANAVLCLVNPGEEVIIPTPYWVSYSEVVKLAEGVSVFINTTVEQNFKITPEQLEAAITPKTKLFMFSSPCNPTGSVYSKDELEGLAKVFEKHPHVYILSDEIYEHINYVDKHESIAQFDYIKDRVIIINGWSKAFAMTGWRIGYTASNKEIAIACDKMQGQITSGTCSITQRAGVAAYEGGLETVLEMRAAFKKRRDIVYKLLSEIEGLKVNLPDGAFYFFPEVTSFFGKSYNGKTIKDADELSIYLLEEAHVATVGGDSFGDPTAIRLSYAAAEDKLIEAVRRIKEALGKLV; encoded by the coding sequence ATGAGCGCATTAAGTAACCGGATAAATAACCTGTCCGAATCAGCAACAATTAAAATGGCCAAATTGGGCCGTGAACTTGCCGCAAAAGGCGTGGATGTAATCAGTTTGAGCTTTGGCGAGCCTGATTTTCATACCCCTGAACACATTAAAGAAGCTGCCAAGCAGGCCATGGATAAAAACTTTACCTACTACACACCCGTAGCAGGCTATCCTGAACTGCGTAAGGCTGTTGTTGCCAAACTGAAGAACGAAAACGGACTTGATTATGATTTTAGCCAGATAGTAGTTTCAACCGGTGCCAAACAAGCCATTGCCAACGCGGTATTGTGTTTGGTTAATCCGGGCGAAGAAGTAATTATCCCTACCCCTTACTGGGTATCGTACAGCGAGGTGGTTAAACTGGCCGAAGGCGTAAGTGTTTTTATAAACACTACTGTTGAACAAAACTTTAAAATTACCCCTGAGCAATTAGAGGCAGCCATAACCCCTAAAACCAAATTGTTTATGTTCTCGTCGCCTTGTAACCCCACGGGCAGCGTTTACAGTAAGGATGAATTGGAAGGCCTGGCCAAAGTGTTTGAAAAACACCCGCATGTATATATTTTAAGCGACGAGATTTATGAGCACATTAACTACGTTGATAAACATGAATCAATAGCGCAGTTTGATTATATTAAAGATCGTGTGATCATCATCAACGGCTGGTCGAAAGCATTTGCCATGACCGGTTGGAGAATTGGTTACACGGCATCAAACAAAGAGATAGCCATTGCCTGCGATAAAATGCAGGGACAAATAACCTCTGGTACCTGCTCTATAACCCAACGTGCCGGTGTTGCCGCTTACGAAGGTGGTTTAGAAACTGTACTGGAAATGCGCGCCGCATTTAAAAAACGCCGCGATATAGTATACAAGTTACTAAGCGAAATTGAAGGGTTAAAAGTAAACCTGCCGGATGGCGCTTTCTATTTCTTCCCCGAGGTAACTTCGTTCTTTGGTAAAAGCTATAATGGCAAAACCATTAAAGATGCTGATGAACTGAGCATTTATCTTTTAGAAGAAGCCCATGTTGCCACCGTTGGCGGCGATTCGTTTGGCGACCCTACTGCTATCCGTTTATCGTACGCTGCGGCCGAAGATAAGCTAATTGAAGCCGTAAGAAGGATTAAAGAAGCGCTGGGGAAACTGGTATAA
- a CDS encoding winged helix-turn-helix transcriptional regulator, which translates to MADYVCVPGHKKEIMAVHDAMDVLNGKWKISIISSICYYNKRRFSDILNDVNGISNKMLSKELKELEVNKLIKRTVLDTQPVTVQYNLTEYGQTLQTIINNLADWGMKHRQVIIDDK; encoded by the coding sequence ATGGCTGACTATGTATGTGTGCCAGGGCACAAAAAAGAAATTATGGCCGTGCATGATGCAATGGACGTGCTGAACGGCAAATGGAAAATCTCCATTATCTCATCTATCTGCTATTATAATAAAAGAAGGTTCTCTGATATTTTGAACGACGTAAACGGCATATCAAACAAGATGCTGAGTAAGGAATTAAAGGAGCTGGAAGTAAATAAGCTGATAAAGCGGACTGTTTTAGACACTCAGCCTGTAACCGTTCAATATAACCTGACCGAGTACGGACAAACACTGCAGACTATTATCAACAACCTGGCCGATTGGGGAATGAAACACCGACAGGTAATTATAGATGATAAGTAA